Proteins encoded in a region of the Paenibacillus pedocola genome:
- a CDS encoding amino acid ABC transporter permease, producing MPNLGIEVLFEGSNFERLLGGLLVTIEISFISIVIGTLLGIIMGLLRTLDSKPLRLVLRLYLEAFRIIPILVWLYVVHFSFSPLLQIDISGEATAILVFSLWGAAEIGDIVRGALESMPKHQVESGQALGLSSGQLYRHILIPQAVRRMLPGSINLATRMVKTTSLVVLIGVIEVVKIGQQIIELGVIKAPNASFWVYGFIFILYFLVCYPLSRLSKRFEHKWQN from the coding sequence ATGCCGAATTTGGGAATTGAGGTTTTGTTTGAAGGATCGAATTTTGAACGTCTGCTGGGAGGGCTGCTGGTTACTATAGAGATATCTTTCATTTCTATCGTGATCGGTACTCTATTAGGAATCATTATGGGCTTACTCAGAACCCTGGATTCCAAACCCTTAAGGTTGGTATTAAGACTGTACCTAGAAGCTTTCCGGATTATTCCGATCCTGGTTTGGCTGTATGTGGTGCATTTCAGTTTCTCGCCTCTGCTTCAAATTGACATCAGCGGGGAAGCCACTGCGATTCTGGTATTCAGTCTTTGGGGGGCTGCAGAGATTGGGGATATTGTACGCGGGGCGCTGGAATCCATGCCTAAGCATCAAGTGGAGTCAGGACAGGCGCTCGGACTAAGCAGCGGACAGTTGTACCGGCATATTCTTATTCCGCAGGCTGTACGCCGGATGCTTCCAGGCTCTATTAACCTGGCTACCCGAATGGTAAAGACAACCTCACTCGTTGTCCTGATCGGTGTTATTGAAGTCGTGAAGATTGGACAGCAGATTATTGAGCTTGGCGTCATTAAAGCGCCTAATGCCTCGTTTTGGGTGTACGGTTTTATCTTTATATTGTATTTTCTCGTATGTTATCCATTGTCCAGGCTGTCCAAGAGATTCGAGCACAAATGGCAAAATTAG
- a CDS encoding amino acid ABC transporter permease, whose amino-acid sequence MNLDWDFIMESLPLYGDAMWLTVKLAVIAILLSLILGLLFSLVLFYKVKGISAIIRAYVELSRNTPLLVQLFFLYYGLPKVGIQLSEFTCAIVGMTFLGGSYMTEAFRSGIEAVGKSQLESGLSIGLSKVQLARYVILPQALAISIPSLGANAIFLLKETSIVGAIALMDLMNVAKDLIGMHYKTAESLLLLVLAYLVLVLPLSLLLSWVERKVRHAEFGN is encoded by the coding sequence ATGAACTTAGACTGGGATTTTATCATGGAAAGTCTGCCCTTATATGGTGATGCCATGTGGCTGACGGTGAAATTAGCGGTTATCGCAATTTTATTGTCGCTCATTCTGGGGCTCTTATTCAGTTTGGTGCTGTTCTATAAGGTCAAAGGTATTAGCGCCATCATTAGGGCCTATGTCGAATTGTCCAGAAATACACCCTTGCTGGTTCAGCTGTTCTTCCTGTACTACGGGTTGCCTAAAGTAGGGATCCAGCTGAGCGAATTCACCTGTGCCATTGTCGGCATGACCTTTCTGGGCGGCAGCTATATGACAGAAGCCTTCAGAAGCGGAATTGAGGCAGTAGGCAAATCACAGCTGGAGTCGGGTCTAAGCATTGGACTTAGCAAGGTACAGCTGGCGAGATACGTTATTCTTCCGCAGGCGCTTGCCATCAGCATCCCGTCGCTGGGAGCAAACGCCATCTTTCTTCTGAAGGAAACCTCCATTGTCGGAGCCATCGCTTTGATGGATTTGATGAATGTAGCCAAAGATTTGATCGGCATGCATTACAAAACAGCGGAATCGCTTCTGCTGCTGGTACTGGCTTATCTGGTCCTGGTCCTGCCTTTATCGCTGCTGCTGAGCTGGGTGGAAAGGAAGGTGCGGCATGCCGAATTTGGGAATTGA
- a CDS encoding ABC transporter ATP-binding protein, translated as MSASNPSSNSSSQSTMPQKIDQMGFRPGSGHMHGGGPKVRSKNAAGTLRRIGGYLRLERWALFWVIVCTVLTTGLALIGPFMIGKLFDDYIVPGHWDGMVRMGLILFGVYALGAFFTWVQQYMASSLAQNTVQNMRQDLFGQYQRLPVSFFDQRTHGELMSRAVNDISNVSNTLNQTVVQLIASVLMLVGSLVMMLSLSVWMTLITILTVPVITFTIKKITKHTRRFFSEQQHLLGEVNGFVQENISGLKVIKVFGREAESVEQFRAINERLRAVGVKAQSLSGSVGPLMNSMRNLTFVVIAVFGGIFAYHELITIGIIVSFLNYSTQFSQPINQLANQYNLLQSAIAGAERVFEVMDLEPEMGQESETGEDRRIRGEVVFEQVGFGYKPDVPVLNNLSLHAQPGQVLALVGPTGAGKTTIINLLTRFYDIQSGRILIDGEDINDFDKRVLREQIGLVLQDAYVFSGTIRDNIRYGRLGATDREVEEAARLANADVFIRKLPDGYDTYLNAEGGNLSQGQRQLLTIARAVLASPAILILDEATSNVDTRTELHIQEAMKTLMKGRTSFVIAHRLSTIREADAILVVQNGEITERGTHEELMTRKGFYFEMYQNQLVQGTAG; from the coding sequence ATGTCGGCTAGTAATCCGTCTTCCAATTCTTCCAGCCAGAGTACAATGCCGCAAAAAATCGACCAGATGGGCTTCCGTCCGGGATCGGGCCATATGCATGGGGGCGGACCCAAGGTAAGATCGAAGAATGCAGCCGGAACGCTGCGGAGAATCGGCGGCTATCTGCGGCTGGAGCGGTGGGCGCTCTTCTGGGTTATTGTTTGTACGGTTTTAACGACCGGACTTGCACTCATCGGACCCTTTATGATCGGCAAGCTGTTCGACGACTATATTGTTCCGGGTCACTGGGACGGGATGGTGCGTATGGGGCTGATTCTGTTCGGAGTGTACGCGCTGGGCGCGTTCTTCACCTGGGTCCAGCAGTACATGGCCTCAAGCCTGGCCCAGAATACTGTGCAGAATATGCGGCAGGATCTGTTCGGGCAATATCAGCGGCTGCCGGTGTCGTTCTTTGATCAACGGACGCACGGTGAGCTGATGAGCAGAGCGGTCAACGATATCTCCAACGTCTCGAATACGCTGAATCAAACCGTTGTCCAGCTGATTGCCAGCGTTCTTATGCTGGTGGGCAGCCTTGTCATGATGCTCAGCCTAAGTGTCTGGATGACGCTCATTACGATTCTTACCGTTCCGGTTATTACGTTCACTATTAAAAAAATAACTAAGCATACCCGCCGCTTCTTCTCGGAGCAGCAGCATCTTCTTGGAGAAGTGAACGGATTCGTGCAGGAGAACATCTCAGGCCTGAAGGTCATTAAAGTGTTCGGTAGAGAAGCAGAGTCGGTTGAACAATTCCGGGCAATCAATGAACGATTGCGGGCAGTCGGGGTGAAGGCACAGAGCCTTTCCGGTTCCGTCGGGCCTTTGATGAACTCGATGCGCAATTTAACTTTTGTGGTTATTGCGGTATTCGGCGGCATTTTTGCCTACCATGAACTCATCACTATCGGGATCATTGTCAGCTTTTTGAATTACTCCACCCAGTTCAGCCAGCCGATTAATCAGCTGGCCAATCAATACAATCTGCTTCAATCCGCCATTGCCGGAGCAGAGCGCGTATTTGAAGTGATGGATCTGGAGCCCGAGATGGGGCAGGAGTCAGAGACCGGAGAGGACCGGCGTATCAGGGGCGAGGTCGTGTTCGAGCAGGTCGGCTTTGGCTATAAACCGGATGTGCCTGTGCTGAACAATCTCTCGCTGCATGCACAGCCCGGCCAGGTGCTGGCGCTCGTAGGTCCGACAGGTGCAGGGAAAACCACGATTATTAATCTGTTGACCCGGTTCTATGACATCCAGTCGGGCCGGATTCTCATAGACGGGGAAGATATTAATGATTTTGACAAAAGGGTACTAAGAGAGCAGATCGGTCTCGTGCTGCAGGATGCTTATGTATTCTCCGGGACGATCCGTGATAACATCCGCTACGGGCGCCTCGGTGCTACTGACCGGGAAGTCGAGGAAGCAGCACGGCTCGCGAATGCCGACGTGTTCATCCGGAAGCTGCCGGACGGCTATGATACGTACTTGAACGCCGAAGGCGGGAACTTAAGCCAGGGACAACGGCAGCTGCTGACGATTGCCCGGGCTGTGCTGGCCAGTCCCGCCATTCTGATTCTGGATGAGGCAACGAGCAACGTGGATACGAGAACAGAGCTGCATATCCAGGAAGCGATGAAGACGCTGATGAAGGGGCGGACCAGCTTCGTTATTGCCCACCGGCTCAGTACGATCCGCGAGGCGGATGCAATTCTCGTTGTCCAGAACGGGGAGATTACCGAGCGGGGAACACATGAAGAGCTAATGACCCGCAAGGGATTTTACTTCGAGATGTATCAGAATCAGCTGGTGCAGGGGACTGCAGGCTAA
- a CDS encoding ABC transporter ATP-binding protein: MWGLRSYLKPYLKFMILAPIFMMMEVFFDLLQPTLAAHIVDFGIVDRSFSVIERTGFTMLAVAGLGLVTGVLCNVFASRASQNFGADIREALFTKVQTFSFENVDTFKSGSIMTRMTSDVVQVQNLLQLGLQGLVRAPSLLIGSVVMALIINLRLGLILLGTLIVLIAVLVVLIRFSTPIFSTVQSKLDAVNTRIQENLAGIRVVKAFVRTGYETRRFREVNLEYTQVSIRAARFIALNSPVVTLIMNACLVTVLLYGGNQVSIGSVQAGDLVAFVNYVVQVLSSLIMVSALLMNVSQAGVSAKRIQEVLATRPHIEDAAPQKGLSLPGRQVKLSQVCFSYNGSSDPKDLVLQNINIEAGRGETVAIIGATGSGKTSLVQLLPRLYDVTSGSIQMDGQDIRGLPLLELRRRIGMILQESFLFTGTIRDNIAFGKPEATQAEVEDAAKTAQAHDFISRLPGGYDTMLGQKGVNLSGGQKQRISIARALLVKPPILIMDDSMSALDSKTERQLRSALSHVMKDTITFLIAQRISSVVDAQEILVIDEGAVAGRGTHEELMKSCGVYQEIYRSQFGKQEVPYVG, translated from the coding sequence ATGTGGGGATTAAGAAGCTATCTGAAGCCGTATTTAAAATTTATGATTCTCGCCCCGATATTCATGATGATGGAGGTCTTCTTTGATCTGCTTCAGCCTACTTTGGCTGCACATATCGTCGATTTCGGGATCGTGGACCGTAGTTTCAGTGTGATTGAGCGGACGGGCTTTACGATGCTTGCGGTGGCCGGGCTCGGCCTGGTGACAGGCGTCTTGTGCAATGTTTTTGCCAGCCGTGCCTCGCAGAACTTCGGTGCAGATATCCGTGAGGCGCTTTTTACGAAGGTACAGACCTTCTCGTTCGAGAATGTGGATACTTTCAAGTCGGGATCGATTATGACCCGTATGACCAGCGATGTTGTTCAAGTACAGAATCTGCTGCAGCTGGGGCTTCAAGGTCTTGTCCGGGCACCGAGCCTGCTGATCGGCAGTGTGGTCATGGCGCTGATCATTAATCTAAGACTGGGGCTTATACTGCTAGGTACACTTATTGTCCTGATTGCAGTCCTAGTCGTATTGATCCGCTTCTCAACGCCGATTTTCTCGACGGTGCAGAGTAAGCTGGATGCTGTGAATACGAGAATTCAGGAAAACCTGGCCGGCATCCGGGTGGTAAAAGCGTTCGTCCGGACCGGTTATGAAACCCGGCGGTTCCGCGAGGTCAACTTGGAATATACGCAGGTGTCCATACGGGCAGCGCGGTTTATCGCGCTGAACTCGCCGGTCGTGACGCTTATCATGAATGCCTGTCTGGTTACCGTCCTGTTGTATGGCGGAAATCAGGTGTCTATAGGTTCCGTTCAGGCGGGGGATCTGGTAGCCTTCGTGAATTACGTTGTTCAGGTATTGTCCTCCCTGATTATGGTAAGCGCGCTGCTGATGAATGTTTCGCAGGCGGGCGTATCAGCGAAGCGTATTCAGGAAGTGTTGGCAACGCGGCCCCATATTGAAGATGCGGCACCGCAGAAGGGCCTCTCCCTGCCTGGGCGGCAGGTTAAGCTTTCGCAGGTGTGTTTTTCCTATAACGGATCGTCTGATCCCAAGGATCTGGTGCTGCAGAATATTAACATTGAAGCGGGCCGCGGAGAGACTGTGGCTATTATCGGGGCTACGGGCTCCGGCAAAACATCGCTCGTCCAGCTCCTTCCCCGGCTGTATGATGTAACGTCAGGTTCCATACAGATGGACGGGCAGGACATCCGCGGGCTTCCGCTCTTGGAACTTAGACGCCGGATCGGGATGATTCTTCAGGAATCCTTCCTGTTCACCGGAACGATCCGCGACAATATTGCTTTTGGCAAACCGGAGGCTACGCAAGCGGAAGTTGAAGATGCGGCCAAGACCGCACAAGCACATGATTTTATCAGCAGGCTGCCCGGAGGATATGATACGATGCTGGGCCAGAAGGGTGTTAATCTGTCAGGGGGACAGAAGCAGCGGATCTCTATTGCCCGGGCGCTGCTCGTTAAGCCGCCCATTCTAATTATGGATGACAGCATGAGTGCGCTCGATTCGAAGACGGAGAGACAGCTCCGCTCGGCCTTGAGCCATGTCATGAAAGACACCATCACGTTCCTGATTGCCCAGCGGATTTCGTCCGTGGTCGACGCACAGGAGATCCTTGTCATTGATGAAGGCGCGGTCGCAGGCAGAGGAACTCATGAAGAATTAATGAAGAGCTGCGGGGTTTATCAAGAGATCTACCGCTCTCAATTTGGCAAGCAGGAGGTGCCATATGTCGGCTAG
- a CDS encoding glycosyl hydrolase 115 family protein produces MSDKGNEQLRLRGRVLIQVPPVLTSPVKHALRILARDMEAVLGAEPERVTDGPETAQLHIRLAEEQDRLEARPEAFCFRFEAGVAGRKLNIIGSDELGIVYGILEFSRRYLGIQPFWFWMDQTIVRQEEIGIRCEDYDAPQPKVRYRGWFVNDEVCLIGWKESYPPSGEVWEPVFEALLRCGGNMVIPGTDLPRDGIHYKLASEMGLWVTHHHAEPLGAEMFLRAFPGKHASYQSEPELFENLWLEAIEMQKDMNVLWVLSFRGQGDKPFWIEDPSFDTSEKRGAMISKVIRRQYDMISAAVQNPVCCVALYGEISELYKGGYIDLPDDVIQVWADNGYGRMVSRRHNNLNLRIPALPADGDGGKHGLYYHVTFHDLQASNHLTMFPGSAAFLKQELETAFAAGTDEYVLVNCGNIRPHVYPLDILRELWTAGEIDTDKHLSDFVGSYYSSGREELEELYRSYSAAALPYGPNADDLAGDEYHHHPARRIISHWLQHKEAEPDPGLIWAVGDVPFTEQVKGFEKRLEAGIGKWRAWLERCDEVIMRLEGEDSRRAADQLRFHGALHLSGCEGFYWLCRSYGEYSRQRYPQAFVYASESMWRYREGLDVLRASEYGKWDRFYRADWLTNIESTVQNMDTLRRVLRMNGDSPDFFLWYKEYLMPETEKYIYLENTHRNPLPDDELARRLKAYFLETQDIDTQ; encoded by the coding sequence GTGAGTGATAAAGGCAATGAACAATTGAGGCTTCGGGGACGGGTACTTATACAAGTACCGCCAGTACTAACTTCACCGGTGAAGCATGCGCTCCGGATACTCGCAAGAGATATGGAGGCCGTTCTTGGCGCGGAGCCCGAACGGGTAACAGACGGACCCGAAACCGCGCAGCTGCATATCCGCCTGGCTGAAGAACAGGACCGCTTAGAAGCGCGTCCGGAGGCGTTCTGTTTTCGTTTTGAAGCAGGCGTTGCCGGAAGAAAACTGAACATTATCGGCAGTGATGAGCTGGGCATCGTCTATGGCATACTTGAGTTCAGCCGACGATACTTGGGCATTCAGCCGTTCTGGTTCTGGATGGACCAGACGATTGTAAGGCAGGAGGAAATCGGTATCCGGTGCGAAGATTATGACGCTCCGCAGCCGAAGGTCCGTTACCGGGGCTGGTTCGTCAATGATGAAGTGTGCCTGATCGGCTGGAAGGAGTCTTATCCGCCTTCGGGAGAAGTGTGGGAACCGGTGTTTGAAGCGCTACTGCGCTGCGGCGGAAACATGGTTATTCCCGGTACTGATTTGCCCAGAGACGGCATTCACTACAAGCTGGCATCTGAGATGGGCTTATGGGTGACGCATCATCATGCCGAGCCGCTCGGAGCCGAGATGTTCCTGCGTGCCTTCCCGGGCAAGCATGCCAGCTATCAAAGTGAGCCGGAGCTGTTCGAAAATCTGTGGCTCGAAGCGATCGAGATGCAGAAGGACATGAACGTGCTGTGGGTGCTGTCGTTCCGCGGCCAGGGAGACAAGCCGTTCTGGATCGAGGATCCTTCCTTCGACACGTCTGAGAAGCGCGGGGCCATGATCAGCAAGGTCATCCGCAGACAGTATGACATGATCAGTGCGGCGGTTCAAAACCCGGTCTGCTGTGTAGCGCTGTATGGCGAAATCTCAGAGCTGTATAAAGGCGGGTACATAGATCTGCCGGACGATGTGATTCAGGTATGGGCCGATAACGGCTATGGCCGGATGGTTTCACGCAGACATAATAACCTGAACCTGCGGATTCCTGCCTTGCCGGCTGACGGCGACGGGGGTAAGCATGGCTTGTACTATCATGTGACCTTCCATGATTTGCAGGCATCTAACCATTTGACTATGTTCCCGGGTTCGGCCGCATTCCTGAAGCAGGAGCTGGAAACAGCCTTTGCTGCGGGAACTGACGAATATGTGCTGGTCAATTGCGGGAATATCCGGCCTCATGTCTATCCGCTTGATATTCTGCGGGAGCTGTGGACCGCAGGTGAAATCGATACAGATAAGCATTTGAGTGATTTCGTGGGCAGTTATTACTCATCCGGCCGTGAAGAGCTGGAGGAGCTGTACCGCAGCTATTCTGCCGCCGCTCTTCCTTATGGGCCGAATGCCGACGATCTGGCCGGAGACGAGTATCATCATCATCCGGCGAGGAGAATTATCAGCCACTGGCTGCAGCATAAAGAAGCTGAGCCGGACCCGGGTCTGATTTGGGCGGTGGGGGACGTACCTTTTACAGAGCAGGTGAAGGGGTTCGAGAAGCGGCTTGAAGCAGGCATCGGGAAGTGGCGGGCCTGGCTTGAACGCTGCGATGAAGTCATCATGAGACTTGAAGGGGAAGACAGCCGCAGAGCCGCCGACCAGCTCCGGTTCCACGGTGCGCTTCATTTGTCCGGCTGTGAAGGCTTCTACTGGCTGTGCCGTTCTTACGGGGAATATAGCCGTCAGCGCTATCCGCAGGCTTTTGTCTATGCCTCAGAATCTATGTGGAGGTACCGGGAGGGGCTTGATGTGCTGAGAGCTTCCGAGTACGGGAAATGGGACCGCTTCTACCGGGCGGACTGGCTGACGAACATCGAGAGCACGGTTCAGAATATGGATACGTTAAGACGGGTGCTGCGGATGAACGGTGACAGTCCCGATTTCTTCCTGTGGTACAAAGAATACCTGATGCCGGAGACCGAAAAGTATATTTATCTGGAAAATACGCACCGCAATCCTTTACCGGACGACGAGCTGGCCCGGCGGCTTAAAGCTTACTTCCTTGAAACACAGGATATTGATACACAATAA
- a CDS encoding helix-turn-helix domain-containing protein, whose amino-acid sequence MKVNNNYIMRMLLSYLPILFVTISILTFIFFSIMNQFNVNNAIQANRLTAKYVVNMTDTSLKSISFEAQQAIETGGTLQQFLDTSSDRALDFDASNILSTLMIRSGLIDSVYLYRARDGMVLDQSTIRSLDQFPDQSYIRSALQQAYTGVWSSPRLKESEGKPGDAKVNVTSLGFKIPRNSGSLGYLIINVKTSSLYSYIGQAIDYTITEAQLYDAKGQAFFAESESTSSKNRLSVDIVSDYTGWTYRVGIRGGQLLDVLFHGSTAWIMLGLGAIAFAIGSMFYVTRRNYKPIESILHRIERFSAAVKPLDSKIKQKEFAFIDQAIERLITNNMAFQEQQQEHLVIRRQQFLQSLLKGEYEDDREAWEQERQHFGLNGGHYIVGLLELDQYVDFCLKYSQSDQSLFKFITSSVAIEVSQQSGMRIVAEWITKNQLVLLLAEETGGALEQAMLQIAEQIRSWVESHLNFTVTIGIGTAVNDEPAIALSFEEAAAAVSRKVSLGLNRVIDSVEVKENKEGEWFVYLEMIRSLVRQLRMSEPEWLNELKRLFGEMAVHRLRKEDVDRLLHYLIFHLEYELERTLPEITGPWLQDAKPDLLGSVEQSDTLARLEQDFVAVITRLSCRMGELSQNRRYNSLMREIRDFVAEHFLDPNLSLTLLSDKFQIPPKYLSQLFKDSIGQNFSDFLIGLRIEHAKKMLRETDDTVQNISQRLGYANPTSFIRVFKKIVGLSPGQYRESKASDVSIFYDEDERMMGK is encoded by the coding sequence ATGAAAGTCAACAACAACTATATTATGAGGATGCTCCTATCATACCTGCCTATTCTGTTCGTCACGATCAGCATTCTGACTTTCATCTTCTTCTCCATCATGAATCAGTTCAATGTTAACAATGCTATTCAGGCTAACCGCCTGACGGCGAAATATGTAGTTAATATGACCGACACTTCCCTCAAGAGTATCTCCTTTGAGGCGCAGCAGGCGATTGAAACCGGAGGTACGCTGCAGCAATTTCTGGACACGTCATCTGACCGTGCCCTCGATTTCGACGCCTCCAACATCCTCAGCACGCTTATGATCCGCTCCGGGCTGATCGATTCGGTCTACCTGTACCGGGCCAGGGATGGGATGGTGCTCGACCAGAGCACCATCCGCTCCTTGGATCAATTCCCCGACCAGAGCTATATTCGCAGCGCGCTGCAGCAGGCGTATACGGGAGTCTGGTCTTCACCACGGCTGAAGGAGAGCGAGGGGAAACCTGGCGATGCGAAGGTGAATGTTACCTCGCTGGGCTTCAAAATCCCCCGCAATTCCGGCAGTCTCGGATATCTGATTATTAACGTCAAAACTTCTTCACTGTATTCGTATATCGGCCAGGCGATTGACTATACAATTACCGAGGCCCAGCTATATGACGCAAAGGGACAGGCCTTTTTCGCGGAGAGTGAATCCACGTCTTCAAAGAACAGGCTGAGTGTGGATATCGTGTCGGATTATACGGGCTGGACGTACCGGGTCGGCATCAGAGGCGGCCAGCTGCTGGATGTGCTGTTTCACGGCAGCACCGCCTGGATCATGCTGGGTCTGGGGGCGATCGCCTTCGCGATCGGCTCTATGTTCTACGTGACCCGCCGGAACTATAAACCGATTGAATCCATCCTCCACCGGATTGAACGTTTCTCCGCGGCAGTCAAACCCCTGGATTCCAAAATTAAGCAGAAGGAATTTGCCTTTATCGATCAGGCGATCGAACGTCTGATCACGAATAATATGGCCTTTCAGGAGCAGCAGCAGGAACACCTGGTGATCCGGAGACAGCAGTTTTTGCAGTCGCTGCTGAAGGGTGAATATGAGGATGACCGTGAAGCGTGGGAGCAGGAAAGGCAGCACTTCGGACTAAACGGAGGTCATTATATTGTGGGCCTGCTTGAGCTGGATCAATATGTGGATTTCTGTCTGAAATATAGTCAAAGCGATCAATCTTTGTTCAAGTTTATTACCAGCAGCGTTGCAATTGAGGTGTCTCAGCAGAGCGGCATGCGGATCGTCGCCGAATGGATTACGAAAAACCAGCTGGTGCTGCTGCTTGCGGAGGAGACAGGCGGAGCACTGGAGCAGGCGATGCTGCAAATCGCGGAGCAAATCCGTTCCTGGGTGGAAAGCCATCTCAATTTCACCGTTACGATCGGCATCGGCACAGCGGTGAACGATGAGCCCGCGATTGCCCTTTCGTTCGAGGAGGCAGCGGCTGCGGTAAGCCGTAAAGTATCGCTTGGCTTAAACCGGGTCATCGACTCCGTGGAGGTGAAGGAGAACAAGGAGGGCGAGTGGTTCGTATACCTGGAAATGATCCGCTCGCTTGTCCGCCAGCTTCGGATGTCAGAACCCGAATGGCTGAACGAGCTTAAACGGCTGTTTGGCGAAATGGCGGTGCACCGGCTGCGCAAAGAAGATGTTGACCGTTTGCTGCACTATCTCATTTTTCATCTGGAATATGAGCTGGAGCGGACGCTTCCCGAAATCACCGGCCCTTGGCTGCAGGACGCTAAGCCGGATCTGCTGGGCTCTGTGGAACAATCGGACACACTGGCCCGGCTGGAACAGGACTTTGTTGCGGTTATCACCCGGCTGTCCTGCCGGATGGGGGAACTCTCGCAAAACCGGCGGTACAATTCGCTCATGAGAGAAATCCGTGATTTCGTCGCTGAGCACTTCCTGGACCCTAATCTGTCGCTTACGCTGCTCAGCGACAAGTTTCAGATTCCACCTAAATACTTAAGCCAGTTGTTTAAAGACAGCATCGGCCAGAACTTCAGCGATTTTCTGATCGGTCTGCGGATTGAGCATGCAAAGAAAATGTTACGGGAAACGGATGACACGGTACAGAATATTTCGCAGAGGCTGGGTTATGCCAATCCGACCTCCTTTATCCGGGTATTCAAGAAGATTGTCGGCCTATCGCCCGGACAATACCGGGAGTCTAAGGCGAGTGACGTTTCGATATTCTATGATGAAGATGAAAGGATGATGGGCAAGTGA